The following coding sequences are from one Streptomyces sp. NBC_01232 window:
- a CDS encoding carbohydrate ABC transporter permease, producing the protein MTTTSTTSTATPRAEGPKQPEQRRRRGQRGKSKLGWNLLGLLVFATAGFPVYWMLNTAFKPSKEAINPDPQFFPHTFTLDNFSRALDVADFWGPVGRSLIVSLVVVVIGIAVGMLAALAISRFAFRGRKVVIVGILAVQMVPLVAMIIPVFLLLNDLGQYDKLTGLIITYLTFVLPFTVWTLRGFIVNIPKELEEAAMVDGCTPTGAFLRVVFPLLAPGMVATSVYAFIQAWNEYLYALMLMSQQNQTATVWLGNFTTKHGTEFAPMMAGSTMMAVPIVVLFLIVQRKMAAGLTAGAVKG; encoded by the coding sequence GTGACCACCACGTCCACCACGTCCACCGCGACCCCGCGCGCCGAAGGCCCGAAGCAGCCCGAGCAGCGCAGACGGCGGGGGCAGCGCGGAAAGTCCAAGCTCGGCTGGAACCTCCTCGGCCTGCTGGTCTTCGCCACCGCGGGCTTCCCGGTCTACTGGATGCTCAACACGGCCTTCAAGCCGTCCAAGGAAGCGATCAACCCCGATCCGCAGTTCTTCCCGCACACCTTCACGCTGGACAACTTCTCCCGCGCGCTGGACGTCGCCGACTTCTGGGGCCCGGTCGGCCGCAGCCTGATCGTCTCGCTCGTCGTGGTCGTCATCGGCATCGCCGTCGGCATGCTGGCCGCCCTGGCCATCTCCCGCTTCGCCTTCCGCGGCCGCAAGGTCGTCATCGTCGGGATCCTCGCCGTCCAGATGGTCCCGCTCGTCGCGATGATCATCCCGGTCTTCCTGCTCCTGAACGACCTCGGTCAGTACGACAAGCTCACCGGCCTGATCATCACGTACCTGACCTTCGTCCTGCCCTTCACCGTGTGGACGCTGCGCGGCTTCATCGTCAACATCCCCAAGGAGCTGGAAGAGGCGGCCATGGTCGACGGCTGCACGCCGACCGGCGCCTTCCTGCGGGTCGTCTTCCCGCTGCTGGCCCCGGGCATGGTCGCCACCTCCGTCTACGCCTTCATCCAGGCGTGGAACGAGTACCTGTACGCGCTGATGCTGATGAGCCAGCAGAACCAGACCGCCACCGTCTGGCTCGGCAACTTCACCACCAAGCACGGCACCGAGTTCGCCCCGATGATGGCCGGCTCCACCATGATGGCCGTCCCGATCGTGGTCCTCTTCCTCATCGTCCAGCGCAAGATGGCCGCGGGCCTCACCGCCGGCGCCGTGAAGGGATAA
- a CDS encoding glycoside hydrolase family 3 protein, producing the protein MTVLAHRTDTVTRDALAVLQPGFEGTTAPDWLLRRIGEGLTAVGLFGRNIASPGQLAALTAQLRTERDDVLVAIDEEGGDVTRLEVRGGSSFPGNLALGAVDDTGLTRDVARELGRRLAECGVNLNWAPSADVNSNPDNPVIGVRSFGADTHLAARHTAAYVEGLQAAGVAACTKHFPGHGDTNVDSHHALPRIDVDLDTLQVRELVPFKAAIEAGTKAVMSAHILVPALDPTRPATLSPQILTGLLRRELGYEGLIVTDGMEMHAIAGTYGIERGSVLAIAAGADAICVGGGLADEATVLRLRDALVAAVREGALPEERLADAAARVRALAVWTREARPDAQPEGSRASGIGLTAARRALLVTGSAKPLSDPYVATLAPVANIAVGDETPWGVAAELAELLPGTGSGVYPEGASAGDILAAAGERTVVAVVRDAHRHPWMTEAVDALVAARPDTVVVEMGLPRAEPRGALHIATHGASRVCGRAAAEVIAGA; encoded by the coding sequence ATGACTGTTCTTGCGCACCGCACCGACACGGTCACCCGCGACGCCCTCGCCGTCCTCCAGCCCGGCTTCGAGGGCACCACCGCCCCCGACTGGCTGCTCCGCCGGATCGGCGAAGGCCTCACCGCCGTCGGCCTGTTCGGCCGCAACATCGCCTCGCCCGGACAGCTCGCCGCGCTGACCGCGCAGCTGCGTACCGAGCGCGACGACGTGCTGGTCGCCATCGACGAGGAGGGCGGCGACGTCACCCGCCTGGAGGTCCGGGGCGGCTCGTCCTTCCCCGGCAACCTGGCCCTCGGCGCCGTCGACGACACCGGCCTCACCAGGGACGTCGCCCGCGAGCTGGGCCGCCGCCTCGCCGAGTGCGGGGTCAACCTCAACTGGGCCCCGTCCGCGGACGTCAACTCCAACCCGGACAATCCCGTCATCGGCGTACGGTCCTTCGGAGCCGACACCCACCTCGCCGCCCGGCACACCGCCGCCTACGTCGAGGGCCTCCAGGCCGCCGGCGTGGCCGCGTGCACCAAGCACTTCCCGGGCCACGGCGACACCAACGTCGACTCGCACCACGCCCTGCCGCGCATCGACGTGGACCTGGACACCCTCCAGGTCCGCGAACTCGTCCCCTTCAAGGCGGCCATCGAGGCCGGCACCAAGGCCGTGATGAGCGCGCACATCCTGGTGCCCGCCCTCGACCCGACCCGCCCCGCCACCCTCAGCCCGCAGATCCTGACCGGCCTGCTGCGGCGGGAACTGGGCTACGAGGGCCTCATCGTCACCGACGGCATGGAGATGCACGCCATCGCCGGGACGTACGGGATCGAGCGCGGCTCGGTCCTGGCCATCGCGGCCGGTGCCGACGCCATCTGCGTCGGCGGCGGACTCGCCGACGAAGCCACTGTCCTGCGGCTGCGCGACGCGCTGGTCGCGGCCGTCCGCGAGGGAGCGCTCCCCGAGGAGCGCCTCGCCGACGCCGCCGCACGCGTCCGCGCGCTCGCCGTATGGACCCGCGAGGCCCGGCCGGACGCGCAGCCGGAGGGGAGCCGCGCGTCCGGCATCGGGCTGACCGCCGCCCGCCGCGCCCTGCTCGTCACGGGCTCGGCCAAGCCGCTCTCCGACCCGTACGTCGCCACGCTCGCGCCCGTCGCGAACATCGCGGTGGGGGACGAGACCCCGTGGGGCGTGGCGGCCGAACTCGCCGAACTGCTTCCGGGAACCGGGTCGGGCGTCTACCCCGAGGGCGCATCGGCCGGGGACATCCTGGCGGCCGCGGGGGAGCGCACCGTCGTCGCGGTGGTGCGTGACGCACACCGGCACCCCTGGATGACCGAGGCCGTCGACGCGCTGGTCGCGGCCCGGCCGGACACGGTCGTGGTCGAGATGGGCCTGCCGCGCGCCGAGCCGCGCGGGGCCCTGCACATCGCCACGCACGGCGCCTCGCGCGTCTGCGGCCGCGCAGCCGCCGAGGTGATCGCGGGCGCCTGA
- the nagB gene encoding glucosamine-6-phosphate deaminase — translation MEVVIVPDAKAGGELIAEAMAALVRRKPDALLGVATGSTPLPVYEALAAKVGAGLVDASRARICQLDEYVGLPAGHPESYRAVVLREVVEPLGLSEASFMGPDGSAEDIVGACESYDRALAEAGGVDLQLLGIGTDGHIGFNEPCSSLASRTRIKTLTEQTRVDNARFFDNDLDQVPHHVITQGIGTILDARHLVLLATGEGKAEAVAQTVEGPLSALVPASALQLHRHATVVVDEAAASKLKLADYFRHTYANKPSWQGL, via the coding sequence GTGGAAGTTGTCATCGTCCCGGACGCCAAGGCAGGCGGCGAGCTCATCGCGGAGGCCATGGCCGCCCTGGTGCGGCGCAAGCCCGACGCCCTGCTCGGCGTGGCGACCGGCTCTACCCCGCTGCCCGTCTACGAGGCCCTCGCCGCCAAGGTCGGGGCCGGGCTGGTCGACGCCTCCCGCGCCCGGATCTGCCAGCTCGACGAGTACGTCGGCCTGCCGGCCGGGCACCCCGAGTCCTACCGCGCGGTGGTGCTCCGCGAGGTCGTCGAACCCCTCGGCCTGTCCGAGGCGTCCTTCATGGGCCCCGACGGTTCGGCCGAGGACATCGTCGGCGCGTGCGAGTCCTACGACCGAGCGCTGGCCGAGGCCGGCGGCGTCGACCTCCAGCTGCTGGGCATCGGCACGGACGGGCACATCGGCTTCAACGAGCCCTGCTCCTCCCTCGCCTCGCGCACCCGCATCAAGACGCTGACGGAGCAGACCCGCGTGGACAACGCGCGCTTCTTCGACAACGACCTGGACCAAGTGCCGCACCACGTCATCACCCAGGGCATCGGCACCATCCTCGACGCCCGCCACCTGGTCCTCCTGGCCACCGGCGAGGGCAAGGCCGAGGCCGTCGCGCAGACCGTCGAAGGCCCGCTGTCCGCGCTGGTCCCGGCCTCCGCGCTGCAGCTGCACCGGCACGCCACCGTGGTCGTGGACGAGGCCGCCGCCTCGAAGCTGAAGCTGGCCGACTACTTCCGCCACACTTATGCCAACAAGCCCTCCTGGCAGGGGCTGTAG
- a CDS encoding SDR family oxidoreductase, whose product MGVLKGKTALVTGGSRGIGRAVAERLARDGALVAVHYGRDAVAAKETVDAIGAAGGRAFAIGAELGVPGDAQALWAAYGAHPAHTEGVDILVNNAGAAIFAGIRETDEETYDRAHALNAKAPFFVIKYGLERLRDGGRIVNVTGTPDIALPAILATVTAKGAANALTRSLAAELAPRGITVNSVGPGITATDLNAGLLADEATRAHLAARSVFHRVGTAQEVADVVAFLASPDSRWVTGQHLDATGGLQLALL is encoded by the coding sequence ATGGGCGTGCTCAAGGGGAAGACGGCACTGGTCACCGGCGGCAGCCGGGGCATCGGACGGGCGGTGGCCGAGCGGCTGGCTCGGGACGGGGCGCTGGTCGCGGTGCACTACGGGCGTGACGCGGTGGCGGCGAAGGAGACGGTCGACGCGATCGGGGCGGCCGGCGGACGGGCCTTCGCCATCGGGGCCGAACTCGGCGTCCCCGGCGACGCACAGGCCCTCTGGGCGGCGTACGGGGCCCATCCCGCGCACACCGAGGGCGTGGACATCCTGGTGAACAACGCCGGGGCGGCGATCTTCGCCGGGATCAGGGAGACCGACGAGGAGACGTACGACCGGGCGCACGCGCTCAACGCCAAGGCGCCGTTCTTCGTGATCAAGTACGGGCTGGAGCGGCTGCGGGACGGTGGCCGGATCGTGAACGTGACCGGCACCCCGGACATCGCCCTGCCGGCCATCCTGGCCACCGTCACGGCGAAGGGCGCGGCGAACGCGCTGACCCGGTCGCTGGCCGCCGAACTGGCCCCGCGCGGGATCACCGTGAACTCGGTCGGCCCCGGCATCACCGCGACCGACCTCAACGCGGGCCTCCTCGCGGACGAGGCGACGCGGGCCCACCTGGCCGCCCGCTCCGTCTTCCACCGGGTGGGCACGGCGCAGGAGGTCGCCGACGTGGTGGCCTTCCTGGCCTCGCCCGACTCCCGCTGGGTGACGGGCCAGCACCTGGACGCGACGGGCGGCCTGCAGCTCGCGCTGCTCTGA
- a CDS encoding TetR/AcrR family transcriptional regulator: protein MVTGQRGRPRSFDRDAALDKAMLAFWERGYEATSIADLTASLGISAPSLYAAFGDKRTLFGEVVAVYGGRYGDFASVALAEEPTARAAVHRILREAAEVYTDPAHPRGCMVISAAINTTSDEVAQALRERRNANLEMFESRIRADMAAGALPADTDARALARYAGAVIQGMSQQSRDGASREELEAVAERALLAWPAE, encoded by the coding sequence ATGGTGACCGGACAGCGCGGCAGGCCCCGTTCCTTCGACCGCGACGCCGCCCTCGACAAGGCGATGCTCGCCTTCTGGGAGCGCGGCTACGAAGCGACCTCCATCGCCGACCTGACCGCCTCGCTCGGCATCAGTGCGCCCAGCCTCTACGCGGCCTTCGGTGACAAGCGCACGCTCTTCGGCGAGGTGGTGGCGGTGTACGGGGGCCGGTACGGGGACTTCGCGAGCGTGGCGCTGGCCGAGGAACCCACCGCCCGGGCGGCCGTCCACCGCATCCTGCGCGAGGCCGCCGAGGTCTACACCGACCCGGCCCACCCGCGGGGCTGCATGGTGATCAGCGCCGCGATCAACACGACCTCGGACGAGGTGGCGCAGGCGTTGCGCGAGCGGCGCAACGCCAACCTGGAGATGTTCGAGAGCCGGATCCGGGCCGACATGGCCGCCGGCGCGCTCCCCGCGGACACGGACGCGCGGGCGCTGGCCCGGTACGCCGGAGCGGTGATCCAGGGGATGTCCCAGCAGTCGCGCGACGGGGCGAGCCGGGAAGAGCTGGAAGCGGTGGCGGAGCGGGCCCTGCTGGCCTGGCCGGCGGAGTAG
- a CDS encoding sensor histidine kinase, with protein MNDLVRQHTALGETDLEWLHLLVSEWQLLSDLSFADLVLWVPTLDGTRYVSVAQMRPNTGPTSYQDDMVGHLVPRGRRPLLDAALDEGRIVREGDPEWREEVPVRVESIPVRREGRVLGVIARNTNLLTVRTPSRLELTYLQSASDLAQMIAAGSFPFPGQQVDMDASPRVGDGLIRLDADGVVTYASPNALSAYHRLGLASDLVGQHLGKTTAELAPSRGPVDEALVKLASGWAPRETEVEGNSGVIQLRAIPLKPKGTRIGSLVLCRDVTELRRRERELITKDATIREIHHRVKNNLQTVAALLRLQSRRMDSPQGREALNEAVRRVGSIAIVHETLSQNLDERVEFDEIADRVIAMVSEISPGKVDCRRTGRFGILDAEVATPLSMVLTEILQNALEHAFTQGERGTVEVAAIRSGTGRTDGRLLITVLDDGSGLPEGFDPQRAGNLGLQIVRTLVEGELGGTFDMLRAEPRGTKVVLDIPSSPQK; from the coding sequence ATGAACGACCTCGTACGCCAGCACACCGCTCTCGGTGAAACCGACCTGGAGTGGCTCCACCTGCTGGTCTCGGAGTGGCAGCTGCTCTCCGACCTGTCCTTCGCCGACCTCGTGCTGTGGGTGCCCACCCTCGACGGCACGCGGTACGTCTCGGTCGCCCAGATGCGTCCGAACACCGGTCCCACCTCGTACCAGGACGACATGGTCGGCCACCTGGTGCCGCGCGGCCGCCGGCCCCTGCTGGACGCCGCGCTCGACGAGGGCCGGATCGTGCGCGAGGGTGACCCTGAGTGGCGGGAAGAGGTGCCGGTCCGCGTCGAGTCGATCCCGGTCCGCCGCGAGGGCCGGGTACTGGGCGTGATCGCGCGCAACACCAATCTGCTCACTGTGCGTACACCGAGCCGGCTGGAGCTGACCTACCTCCAGTCCGCCTCCGACCTGGCCCAGATGATCGCGGCCGGCTCCTTCCCCTTCCCCGGCCAGCAGGTCGACATGGACGCCTCCCCGCGCGTCGGGGACGGCCTGATCCGGCTCGACGCCGACGGCGTGGTCACGTACGCCTCCCCGAACGCGCTCTCGGCCTACCACCGGCTCGGCCTCGCCTCCGATCTCGTCGGCCAGCACCTTGGCAAGACCACGGCCGAACTCGCCCCGTCCCGCGGACCGGTGGACGAGGCCCTGGTCAAGCTGGCCAGCGGCTGGGCCCCCCGGGAGACCGAGGTCGAGGGCAACAGCGGGGTCATCCAGCTGCGCGCCATCCCGCTCAAGCCGAAGGGCACCCGGATCGGCTCCCTGGTGCTGTGCCGCGACGTCACGGAACTGCGTCGTCGCGAACGTGAATTGATCACCAAGGACGCGACCATCCGGGAGATCCACCACCGGGTCAAGAACAACCTCCAGACCGTTGCCGCACTGTTGCGGCTGCAGTCCCGCAGGATGGATTCGCCGCAGGGCCGCGAGGCGCTCAACGAGGCGGTGCGCCGTGTCGGATCGATCGCGATCGTGCACGAGACGCTGTCTCAGAACCTCGACGAGCGGGTCGAGTTCGACGAGATCGCCGACCGGGTCATCGCGATGGTCTCGGAGATCTCGCCGGGCAAGGTCGACTGCCGGCGCACCGGAAGGTTCGGGATCCTGGACGCGGAGGTCGCCACTCCGCTGTCGATGGTGCTGACCGAGATCCTGCAGAACGCCCTGGAGCACGCCTTCACGCAGGGGGAGCGGGGCACCGTGGAGGTGGCCGCGATCCGCAGCGGAACCGGCCGCACCGATGGCCGGCTGCTGATCACCGTGCTCGACGACGGCAGCGGACTGCCCGAGGGATTCGACCCTCAGCGGGCCGGCAACCTCGGGCTGCAGATCGTACGGACCCTCGTGGAGGGGGAGCTCGGCGGCACGTTCGACATGCTCCGGGCCGAGCCGCGGGGCACCAAGGTCGTCCTCGACATCCCGTCCAGCCCGCAGAAGTAG
- a CDS encoding WhiB family transcriptional regulator, with protein MDWRHNAVCREEDPELFFPIGNTGPALLQIEEAKAVCRRCPVMEQCLQWALESGQDSGVWGGLSEDERRAMKRRAARNRARNASA; from the coding sequence ATGGACTGGCGTCACAACGCCGTTTGTCGTGAGGAAGACCCGGAACTCTTCTTCCCCATCGGCAACACCGGTCCTGCGCTGCTGCAGATCGAGGAAGCCAAGGCCGTCTGCCGCCGTTGCCCCGTCATGGAGCAGTGCCTGCAGTGGGCGCTCGAGTCCGGTCAGGACTCCGGCGTCTGGGGCGGTCTCAGCGAGGACGAGCGCCGCGCCATGAAGCGCCGCGCCGCTCGCAACCGGGCGCGCAACGCCAGCGCCTGA
- a CDS encoding diacylglycerol/lipid kinase family protein, whose translation MRALLVANPAATTTSARTRDVLIHALASEMKLEAITTEYRGHARDLGRKAAHEGLDLVVALGGDGTVNEVVNGLLHNGPDPDRLPRLAVVPGGSTNVFARALGLPNDAVEATGALLDALREQRERTVGLGLAAGTPGTEDESVPARWFTFCAGFGFDAGVVGRVEQQRERGKRSTHALYVRQLMRQFWEEPNRRHGTVTLERPGADPVTDLVLSIVCNTSPWTYLGNRPLYASPEASFDTALDVLALNRLSTPAVARYATQLLTSTPERGPHGKHAVSLHDLTDFTLHSKVPLPFQMDGDHLGLRTSVRFTGVRRALRVIV comes from the coding sequence ATGCGTGCACTTCTCGTGGCCAACCCAGCAGCGACGACCACCAGTGCGCGCACGCGTGACGTCCTGATCCATGCCCTGGCCAGCGAAATGAAGCTGGAGGCGATCACCACCGAGTACCGCGGCCACGCGCGGGATCTCGGGCGCAAGGCGGCCCACGAGGGGCTCGACCTCGTCGTCGCACTGGGCGGCGACGGCACGGTCAACGAAGTGGTCAACGGACTTCTGCACAACGGGCCCGATCCGGACCGGCTGCCCCGGCTGGCCGTGGTCCCCGGCGGCTCCACCAATGTGTTCGCCCGCGCCCTGGGACTGCCCAATGACGCGGTCGAGGCGACCGGCGCCCTCCTCGACGCGCTGCGCGAGCAGCGCGAGCGGACGGTGGGTCTGGGCCTGGCGGCCGGCACCCCGGGCACGGAGGACGAGTCGGTCCCGGCCCGGTGGTTCACGTTCTGTGCGGGCTTCGGCTTCGACGCCGGGGTGGTGGGCCGGGTGGAGCAGCAGCGGGAGCGCGGCAAGCGTTCGACGCACGCCCTGTATGTGCGACAGCTGATGCGCCAGTTCTGGGAGGAGCCGAACCGGCGGCACGGCACGGTCACGCTGGAGCGCCCGGGAGCTGACCCGGTGACCGATCTGGTCCTGTCGATAGTGTGCAATACCTCACCGTGGACGTATCTGGGGAATCGTCCCCTTTACGCCTCCCCCGAAGCCTCGTTCGATACTGCGCTTGACGTATTGGCACTGAACCGTTTGTCAACTCCGGCGGTCGCGCGGTACGCGACACAGCTCCTGACCTCCACTCCTGAGCGGGGTCCACACGGCAAGCACGCGGTGTCTCTGCACGATCTGACCGACTTCACCTTGCATTCGAAGGTTCCACTTCCGTTCCAGATGGACGGCGATCACCTCGGACTGCGCACCAGCGTTCGGTTCACAGGCGTACGCCGTGCACTGCGTGTGATTGTGTGA
- a CDS encoding RNA polymerase sigma factor SigF encodes MSGGEIPVRGGDRPRVRHEVDGGIPEQQHARPHPADADAEDGFLDSAERRAGPMSENQQEQPQPSQPTEAAAAAPELAPVVPAAPVLPVSHALPDPRDRSGARALFIELRALPDGSVEKAELRNRLVRMHLPLVEHLARRFRNRGEPLDDLTQVATIGLIKSVDRFDPDRGVEFSTYATPTVVGEIKRHFRDKGWAVRVPRRLQELRLSLTTATAELSQQHGRSPTVHELAERLGISEEEVLEGLESANAYSTLSLDVPDTDDESPAVADTLGAEDEALEGVEYRESLKPLLEGLPPREKRILLLRFFGNMTQSQIAQEVGISQMHVSRLLARTLAQLREKLLVEE; translated from the coding sequence GTGAGCGGCGGGGAGATCCCGGTGCGGGGCGGGGATCGGCCCCGGGTACGGCACGAGGTCGACGGCGGCATCCCGGAGCAGCAGCACGCCCGGCCGCACCCGGCTGACGCGGATGCGGAAGACGGCTTTTTGGACTCGGCGGAGCGACGGGCGGGCCCTATGAGCGAGAACCAGCAGGAACAACCACAACCATCCCAGCCGACCGAGGCCGCTGCCGCGGCCCCGGAACTGGCACCGGTGGTACCGGCGGCGCCGGTGCTCCCGGTGAGCCATGCGCTGCCGGATCCGCGCGACCGCAGTGGCGCGCGGGCCCTGTTCATCGAGCTGCGGGCACTGCCCGACGGGTCGGTGGAGAAGGCCGAGCTGCGCAACCGGCTGGTACGGATGCACCTGCCGCTGGTGGAACACCTGGCGCGGCGCTTCCGCAACCGCGGTGAGCCGCTCGACGACCTGACCCAGGTCGCGACGATCGGCCTCATCAAGTCGGTGGACCGGTTCGACCCGGACCGCGGGGTCGAGTTCTCCACGTACGCCACGCCCACGGTGGTCGGCGAGATCAAGCGCCACTTCCGTGACAAGGGCTGGGCCGTGCGGGTGCCGCGTCGTCTGCAGGAGCTGCGGCTCTCGCTGACGACGGCCACGGCCGAACTGTCCCAGCAGCACGGCCGTTCCCCGACGGTGCACGAACTGGCCGAACGGCTGGGGATCTCCGAGGAGGAGGTGCTGGAGGGGCTGGAATCGGCCAATGCCTACAGCACGCTCTCCCTCGACGTCCCGGACACCGACGACGAGTCGCCGGCGGTCGCGGACACCCTGGGTGCGGAGGACGAGGCCCTGGAGGGCGTCGAGTACCGCGAGTCCCTCAAGCCTCTGCTGGAGGGCCTGCCCCCGCGGGAGAAGCGGATCCTGCTGCTTCGCTTCTTCGGCAACATGACCCAGTCGCAGATCGCGCAGGAGGTCGGCATCTCCCAGATGCACGTCTCGCGGCTGCTGGCCCGCACCCTGGCCCAGCTCCGCGAGAAGCTCCTCGTCGAGGAGTAG
- a CDS encoding anti-sigma regulatory factor translates to MSQIAGEPGTQDFVEVRLPAAGAYLSVLRTATAGLAARLDFTLDEIEDLRIAVDEACAILLQQAVPGSVLSCVFRLIDDSLEVTVSAPTTDGRAPERDTFAWTVLSALAGKVEATVEENRTVSISLYKQRGAGPGPA, encoded by the coding sequence GTGTCCCAGATCGCAGGCGAGCCCGGGACTCAGGACTTCGTGGAAGTCCGGCTGCCCGCTGCGGGTGCCTACCTGTCGGTGCTGCGGACGGCCACGGCCGGTCTCGCGGCACGTTTGGACTTCACCCTCGACGAGATCGAGGACCTCCGCATCGCGGTGGACGAGGCCTGCGCGATCCTGCTCCAGCAGGCCGTGCCGGGCTCCGTCCTCAGTTGCGTGTTCCGGCTGATCGACGATTCGCTGGAGGTGACCGTCTCGGCGCCGACCACCGACGGGCGCGCACCGGAGCGTGACACGTTCGCGTGGACGGTCCTGTCGGCGCTGGCCGGCAAGGTCGAGGCCACGGTCGAGGAGAACCGGACGGTGAGCATCAGCCTCTACAAACAGCGCGGCGCGGGACCAGGCCCGGCGTGA
- a CDS encoding UBP-type zinc finger domain-containing protein has translation MSECTHVAELPRPEPVPSHQTCSECLALGSHPVQLRMCLGCGHVACCDSSPHRHATAHHQETGHPMMRSFEPGETWRWCFVDGSIV, from the coding sequence ATGAGCGAGTGCACCCACGTTGCCGAACTGCCGCGTCCCGAACCGGTGCCCTCCCACCAGACCTGCTCCGAGTGCCTGGCGCTCGGCAGCCACCCCGTCCAGCTGCGGATGTGCCTGGGGTGCGGGCACGTGGCCTGCTGTGATTCCTCGCCCCACCGGCACGCCACCGCGCACCACCAGGAGACCGGGCATCCGATGATGCGGAGCTTCGAACCGGGCGAGACCTGGCGATGGTGTTTTGTCGACGGTTCGATCGTCTGA